The following proteins come from a genomic window of Lolium rigidum isolate FL_2022 chromosome 5, APGP_CSIRO_Lrig_0.1, whole genome shotgun sequence:
- the LOC124658256 gene encoding SPX domain-containing membrane protein OsI_32082-like: MVNFSKKLTKDQIPGWEEYYFNYKLLKARVKVYTEQTKEGNHDRRRVLKDFSKLLDDEIERIVLFMIKQQGLIAARLEELGKRRAVLEDIPLVQEIAELKEDYRAVGLDLVRLLKFVDLNANAVRKILKKFDERLGYTFTDYFVRSRSNHPFSQLKQVFKHVGIGAVVGALSRNLGDLEEREGSYLNIYDENPLAIPKDPIIDMIKATADKLTNSTNFLRFLGQHALIAEPDEAVGTEEEHAAAEEKYHYISLVLNLANTFLYMVNTYIVVPTADDYATSLGAAATVCGIIIGSMPVAQVFSSVYFSAWSNRSYFQPLLFSSVVLLLGNVMYAMAYDFNSLTVLLVGRALCGMGSARAVNRRYISDCVPPRIRMQASAAFVSASALGMACGPAMAGLLQVNFKLYAFTVNAETLPGWVMAFGWFAYLIWLWISFQEPALGETYEQVHRQVSSAGSSSTKHLKHLLEQDAHVDNDQEEHLLKQDAHDDNDHEEEAPGAAAAPSVVEAYRLLTPSVKVQLLIYFMLKFSMEILLSESSVVTSYYFSWTTSTVAIFLAMLGLTVLPVNAVVGTYISNMFEERQILVASEVVLLAGVLLSFNLLSTYTAAQYVCSALLTFVSAEVLEGVNLSLLSQVMPARLSRGTWNGGLLSTEAGTLARVAADGTITLAGYLGQGMLLNATLLPSLLICVASIAATVSTYNSLFY, from the exons ATGGTGAACTTCTCCAAGAAACTAACAAAAGACCAGATTCCAGGATGGGAGGA GTACTACTTCAACTACAAGCTGCTCAAGGCAAGAGTGAAGGTGTACACAGAGCAGACAAAGGAAGGAAACCACGACAGAAGACGTGTTCTCAAAGATTTCTCAAAGTTGCTTGATGATGAG ATTGAGAGGATAGTGCTGTTCATGATAAAACAGCAAGGGCTGATCGCGGCACGGCTCGAGGAGCTGGGGAAGCGAAGGGCGGTGCTTGAGGACATTCCGTTGGTCCAGGAGATAGCGGAGCTGAAAGAGGACTACAGGGCAGTTGGCTTGGATCTTGTGAGGCTCCTCAAGTTTGTTGATCTTAATGCCAATGCTGTCCGGAAGATTCTGAAGAAGTTCGACGAGCGCCTCGGGTATACGTTCACTGACTATTTTGTCAGGAGCAGATCCAACCACCCCTTCTCTCAGCTAAAGCAGGTTTTCAAGCATGTG GGTATTGGAGCTGTTGTGGGGGCATTGTCTCGCAACCTTGGCGATCTCGAGGAACGTGAAGGGAGCTATCTGAATATCTATGACGAAAACCCACTGGCCATTCCAAAG GATCCCATAATCGACATGATCAAGGCGACGGCGGACAAGCTAACGAACTCGACCAATTTCCTACGGTTCCTGGGGCAGCACGCGCTGATCGCGGAGCCGGACGAAGCCGTCGGCACAGAGGAAGAGCACGCGGCGGCCGAGGAGAAGTACCACTACATATCCCTGGTTCTGAACCTGGCCAACACCTTCCTGTACATGGTGAACACGTACATCGTCGTCCCGACAGCCGACGACTACGCCACCAGCCTGGGCGCCGCTGCCACGGTGTGCGGCATAATCATCGGGTCCATGCCCGTGGCACAGGTCTTCTCGTCGGTCTACTTCAGCGCCTGGTCCAACCGGTCCTACTTCCAGCCGCTTCTCTTCAGCAGCGTCGTGCTCCTCCTGGGCAATGTCATGTACGCCATGGCCTACGACTTCAACTCCCTGACCGTTCTACTCGTTGGCCGTGCTCTCTGTGG GATGGGATCTGCGAGAGCCGTGAACCGGAGATACATCAGTGACTGTGTTCCTCCGAGGATCCGGATGCAGGCTTCTGCAGCTTTCGTCAGTGCTAGCGCCCTCGGCATGGCCTGCGGCCCGGCTATGGCCGGACTACTTCAGGTCAACTTCAAGCTGTACGCGTTCACCGTCAACGCGGAGACATTGCCTGGCTGGGTCATGGCGTTTGGCTGGTTCGCGTACCTCATCTGGCTGTGGATCTCGTTCCAAGAGCCGGCTCTCGGCGAAACGTATGAACAAGTCCACCGTCAGGTTTCCTCTGCTGGCTCCTCGAGCACAA AGCACCTGAAGCATCTGCTGGAGCAAGACGCGCATGTCGACAACGACCAAGAGGAACATCTGCTGAAGCAAGACGCTCATGACGACAATGACCACGAGGAAGAGGCGCCGGGTGCAGCAGCAGCGCCTTCAGTTGTGGAGGCCTACAGACTGCTCACTCCTTCAGTGAAGGTCCAGCTGCTCATCTACTTCATGCTCAAGTTCTCCATGGAGATCCTGCTGTCGGAGTCGAGCGTGGTGACCAGCTACTACTTCAGCTGGACCACGAGCACGGTGGCCATCTTCCTGGCTATGCTGGGCCTCACCGTCCTCCCCGTCAACGCCGTCGTCGGCACCTACATCAGCAACATGTTCGAGGAACGGCAGATCCTCGTGGCGTCGGAGGTGGTGCTGCTGGCGGGCGTCCTGCTGAGCTTCAACTTGCTGTCGACCTACACGGCGGCGCAGTACGTGTGCTCCGCGCTGCTCACCTTCGTGTCCGCGGAGGTGCTGGAGGGGGTGAACTTGTCGCTGCTGTCGCAGGTGATGCCGGCCCGGCTGTCGCGCGGCACCTGGAACGGCGGGCTCCTGTCCACGGAGGCCGGCACGCTCGCGCGGGTGGCCGCCGACGGGACAATCACGCTCGCCGGGTACCTTGGCCAGGGGATGCTTCTCAATGCGACGCTGCTGCCGTCGCTGCTCATCTGCGTGGCGTCCATCGCCGCCACGGTCTCCACCTACAACTCCCTCTTCTACTAG
- the LOC124652736 gene encoding flap endonuclease GEN-like 1: MGVGGSFWDLLKPYARQEGPGFLRGRRVAVDLSFWIVSHSTAIRARSPHARHPHIRTTFFRTLALFSKMGAFPVFVVDGQPSPLKSQARAARFFRGSGIDVAASTSAQPEGEASVPAPAKRRNALFSRYVKDCVELLGYLGMPVLQAKGEAEALCAQLNNEGEVAACITSDSDAFLFGAKTVIKVLRSNCKEPFECYNIADIESGIGLKRKQMVAMALLIGCDHDLQGVPGFGVETALRFVQLFDEDRILDKLHEIGRGIYPFAEGDDKTNVDDLQSTSTKSPAVARSPHCSHCGHPGSKKDHTKTGCNYCLLDSLEHCVEKPAGFKCECPNCDQARDLKAQRRHENWQIKVCKRLAAETNFPNEEIIKLYLCDDNLDTESGVPLFVWNEPNVEALVDMLKYTQNWEPSYIRQHMLPMLSTIYLREMASSPCKSLLLCDQYEFHSIQRIKIRYGHPYYLVKWNRVTRGMVSGDVSDKKPELDGESEAEVIILDDDDDEEEATVNCESTDSLDDPELPQVLRDDNGTFLLTDEDIQLVDAAFPNEAQRFQAQQRLKEEKSRSRKSKAISTLETPRGPRPSGVQLSIKEFYRSKKGAGDEAAGKKPQAEAGQSSKPGSRKASPVDLNKKIPKSLRRRLLFD; encoded by the exons ATGGGCGTGGGCGGGAGCTTCTGGGACCTGCTGAAGCCGTACGCGCGGCAGGAGGGCCCGGGGTTCCTCCGCGGCCGCCGCGTCGCCGTCGACCTCTCCTTCTGGATCGTCTCCCACAGCACCGCCATCCGGGCGCGCTCCCCGCACGCGCGCCACCCCCACATCCGCACCACCTTCTTCCGGACGCTCGCCCTCTTCTCCAAG ATGGGGGCTTTCCCGGTATTCGTGGTGGACGGCCAGCCGTCGCCGCTCAAGTCGCAGGCCAGGGCCGCACGCTTCTTCCGGGGCTCCGGGATTGACGTGGCGGCGTCGACGAGCGCACAGCCGGAAGGGGAGGCCAGTGTCCCTGCGCCGGCCAAGAGGAGGAATGCTTTGTTCTCGCGATACGTCAAGGACTGTGTG GAACTGCTGGGATATCTTGGAATGCCAGTATTGCAGGCAAAGGGTGAAGCGGAAGCCCTTTGCGCGCAGTTGAATAATGAGGGTGAAGTGGCCGCATGTATTACGTCGGAcagcgatgctttcctctttggagCAAAGACTGTCATCAAAGTGCTCAGATCGAATTGTAAG GAACCTTTTGAGTGCTACAATATAGCAGACATTGAGTCTGGCATTGGATTGAAGAGGAAACAAATGGTAGCCATGGCACTTCTTATTGGCTGTGACCATGATTTGCAAGGGGTGCCTGGTTTTGGTGTTGAGACCGCACTTCGGTTTGTGCAGTTATTTGATGAAGATCGTATTTTAGATAA ATTACATGAAATTGGTAGAGGAATTTATCCATTCGCAGAAGGAGATGACAAGACCAATGTTGATGATCTACAGTCGACATCCACAAAGAGCCCAGCAGTTGCGAGATCGCCTCACTGCTCACACTGCGGTCACCCTGGCAGCAAGAAAGATCATACCAAGACTGGGTGCAATTATTGCTTGTTGGATTCATTAGAACATTGCGTGGAAAAACCAGCTGGTTTCAAATGTGAATGTCCTAATTGTGACCAG GCACGTGACCTGAAAGCACAGAGGAGACATGAGAATTGGCAAATCAAGGTCTGCAAAAGATTAGCTGCTGAGACAAATTTCCCAAATGAGGAGATAATTAAACTATATCTTTGCGATGACAATTTGGATACAG AAAGTGGTGTTCCGTTGTTTGTGTGGAATGAGCCTAACGTTGAGGCTTTGGTTGACATGCTAAAATATACACAGAACTGGGAGCCATCATATATCCGACAGCACATGCTCCCTATGCTATCAACCATATATTTACGTGAAATGGCTTCGTCTCCATGTAAATCATTGCTTCTCTGTGACCAGTACGAATTCCATTCAATTCAACGGATTAAGATAAGATATGGCCACCCTTATTACTTGGTCAAATGGAATAGGGTCACTCGTGGTATGGTTTCTGGTGATGTATCTGACAAGAAGCCAGAATTAGATGGTGAGAGTGAGGCTGAGGTGATTATtttagacgatgatgatgacgaggaggaggcaaCTGTGAATTGTGAGTCTACTGACTCATTGGATGATCCAGAACTGCCACAAGTACTCAGGGACGATAACGGCACCTTTCTGTTGACTGATGAAGATATCCAGCTCGTGGATGCCGCATTTCCTAATGAAGCACAGCGGTTTCAGGCCCAACAG AGGCTCAAAGAAGAGAAATCAAGGTCACGGAAATCCAAGGCAATCAGCACGTTGGAGACGCCAAGAGGGCCGAGACCCAGCGGGGTGCAGCTCAGCATCAAGGAGTTCTACCGCTCGAAGAAGGGAGCAGGAGATGAAGCCGCGGGGAAGAAGCCGCAGGCCGAAGCGGGCCAGTCGTCGAAACCCGGCTCGAGAAAAGCCTCGCCCGTGGACCTGAACAAAAAAATTCCCAAGTCCCTGCGACGTCGGCTGCTGTTCGACTGA
- the LOC124652409 gene encoding dehydration-responsive element-binding protein 1H-like, translating into MDMASEPSSSSTSSSSHEHPVASRAPAPPKRPAGRTKFKETRHPVYRGVRRRGSAGRWVCEVRVPGGKRGERLWLGTHATAEAAARAHDAGMLALLGGRSVSASAARLNFADSAWLLAVPSALADLADVRRAALAAVADLQRREAADCVATVPVYEADTSSSSASSSVDDAGSSATSLSSELDGLFEVPAAPALGMRTDMFDFEFGLSGEMDLGSYYADLAEGMLIEPPPPEFSEVCWDSGADYAALWSYN; encoded by the coding sequence ATGGACATGGCCAGTGAGCCGTCCTCCTCGTCAACCTCGTCATCGTCGCACGAGCACCCGGTGGCGTCgcgggcgccggcgccgcccaagCGTCCCGCGGGGCGCACCAAGTTCAAGGAGACGCGGCACCCGGTGTACCGCGGCGTGCGGCGCCGCGGCAGCGCCGGCCGGTGGGTCTGCGAGGTGCGCGTCCCCGGCGGCAAGCGCGGCGAGCGGCTCTGGCTCGGCACGCACGCCACCGCCgaggccgccgcgcgcgcgcacgACGCCGGCATGCTCGCGCTGCTCGGCGGCCGCTCCgtctccgcctccgccgcgcgcctCAACTTCGCGGACTCCGCGTGGCTCCTCGCCGTCCCGTCCGCGCTCGCCGACCTCGCCGACGTCAGGCGCGCGGCGCTCGCCGCCGTCGCGGACTTGCAGCGCAGGGAGGCCGCCGATTGCGTCGCGACCGTCCCCGTTTACGAGGCTGACACCTCCAGCTCGTCCGCGTCGTCGTCCGTGGACGACGCCGGCTCGTCGGCGACGTCCCTGTCTTCTGAACTGGACGGATTGTTCGAGGTGCCGGCGGCTCCAGCACTTGGCATGCGAACCGACATGTTCGACTTCGAGTTCGGCTTGTCCGGGGAGATGGACCTGGGGTCGTACTACGCGGACCTCGCCGAGGGGATGCTcatcgagccgccgccgccggaattcAGCGAGGTGTGCTGGGACAGCGGAGCTGATTACGCCGCGCTCTGGAGCTACAACTGA